One stretch of Nocardia mangyaensis DNA includes these proteins:
- a CDS encoding cell division protein FtsQ/DivIB — MPAARGWHGYRLWTVVGVLVVTVIAVLAWFTPVLSVRTVHIDGLSSVPEQDVRVLLEIPEGRSMLRIDTTEIAQRVAAIPKVRSVRVQRKFPSTVAVTVVERTPVVYVESPDGAHLIDADSVEFAIEPAVPIGVPKLVTEEHFTGPEAARAAVDVLVTLPPALSVQVGEVVARSNSDVSLNLRDGRKVVWGGTGDGERKAAVVMPLLTREGTVFDVSSPNLVTVK, encoded by the coding sequence ATGCCCGCGGCCCGCGGGTGGCACGGCTACCGGCTCTGGACGGTGGTCGGGGTACTCGTGGTGACCGTCATCGCGGTGCTCGCGTGGTTCACACCGGTGCTGTCGGTGCGGACCGTGCACATCGACGGTCTGTCCTCGGTGCCCGAACAGGACGTCCGCGTCCTGCTCGAAATCCCGGAAGGCCGTTCGATGTTGCGCATCGATACCACCGAGATCGCCCAGCGTGTCGCCGCGATCCCGAAGGTGCGTTCGGTGCGGGTGCAGCGCAAGTTCCCGTCCACGGTCGCGGTGACGGTGGTGGAGCGAACGCCGGTGGTGTACGTCGAATCACCGGACGGTGCGCACCTGATCGACGCCGACAGCGTCGAATTCGCGATCGAGCCCGCGGTGCCGATCGGGGTGCCGAAACTGGTCACCGAGGAGCACTTCACCGGCCCCGAAGCGGCCAGGGCGGCGGTGGATGTGCTGGTCACCTTGCCACCCGCGCTGTCGGTGCAGGTGGGCGAGGTTGTCGCGCGGTCGAATTCGGACGTCTCGCTGAACCTTCGCGACGGTAGGAAGGTAGTGTGGGGCGGCACGGGCGACGGCGAGCGCAAAGCCGCCGTCGTAATGCCGCTGCTCACCAGGGAAGGCACCGTGTTCGACGTTTCGAGTCCGAATCTGGTCACGGTAAAGTGA
- the pgeF gene encoding peptidoglycan editing factor PgeF, producing MTAAAQTVTVRRVTTTRAGGFSAPPYDSFNLGDHVGDDPEAVRRNRLRLAEGIGLTPDRLVWMEQVHGRAVEIVDGPRAEPVPMTDALVTTVPGLALVVLSADCVPILLSDDEAGVIAAVHAGRIGARIGIVPRVLEAMVSVGARVDRIGAFLGPAASGRQYEVPAAMRADVEAHLPGSATTTVRKTPGLDLRAGISRQLTEVGVGGIALDPRCTIEDKTLFSHRRGAPTGRIAGVIWMDPAA from the coding sequence ATGACTGCCGCAGCTCAGACCGTGACCGTCCGCCGGGTGACCACGACCCGTGCCGGTGGCTTCTCCGCCCCGCCCTACGACTCGTTCAATCTGGGCGATCATGTCGGTGACGATCCGGAAGCCGTGCGCCGCAACAGGCTCCGCCTGGCCGAAGGCATCGGTCTGACCCCCGACCGGCTGGTCTGGATGGAACAGGTGCACGGTCGCGCCGTCGAGATCGTCGACGGACCGCGCGCCGAACCGGTCCCGATGACCGACGCGCTGGTCACCACCGTGCCCGGCCTGGCTCTGGTGGTGCTCTCCGCCGACTGTGTGCCGATCCTGCTCTCCGACGACGAAGCGGGCGTGATCGCCGCCGTGCACGCCGGTCGTATCGGCGCGCGCATCGGCATCGTGCCGCGCGTGCTGGAGGCGATGGTCTCGGTCGGTGCGCGCGTCGACCGCATCGGCGCATTCCTCGGCCCGGCCGCTTCCGGCCGCCAGTACGAAGTCCCCGCCGCCATGCGCGCCGACGTCGAAGCGCACCTGCCGGGCAGCGCCACCACCACCGTCCGCAAGACCCCCGGCCTCGACCTGCGCGCGGGGATCAGCAGGCAGCTCACCGAGGTGGGCGTGGGCGGCATCGCGCTCGACCCGCGCTGCACCATCGAGGACAAGACTCTGTTCAGTCACCGACGCGGCGCCCCGACCGGCCGCATCGCCGGAGTGATC
- the ftsZ gene encoding cell division protein FtsZ, with protein sequence MTPPHNYLAVIKVVGIGGGGVNAVNRMIEQGLKGVEFIAVNTDAQALLMSDADVKLDVGRELTRGLGAGADPEVGRKAAEDHKDEIEEVLKGADMVFVTAGEGGGTGTGGAPVVASIARKLGALTIGVVTRPFSFEGKRRGNQAEVGINQLRESCDTLIVIPNDRLLQLGDAAVSLMDAFRSADEVLLNGVQGITDLITTPGLINVDFADVKSVMSGAGSALMGIGSARGEGRSVKAAETAINSPLLEASMDGAHGVLLSIAGGSDLGLFEINEAASLVQEAAHIEANIIFGTVIDDSLGDEVRVTVIAAGFDGGGPARRTFEPNVSARSGSNPIGSGRAGEVGQARTEAPARPTEPATSGVSSGRAAAPNYRDTERYRESERQRVTEAAMNRVNNPDQRDDGDDDDDIEVPIFMRR encoded by the coding sequence ATGACGCCCCCGCACAACTACCTTGCAGTGATCAAGGTCGTCGGTATCGGCGGCGGCGGCGTGAACGCCGTCAACCGGATGATCGAACAGGGACTCAAGGGAGTCGAGTTCATCGCGGTCAATACCGACGCGCAGGCCCTGCTCATGAGCGATGCCGATGTCAAGCTCGATGTCGGCCGTGAACTCACCCGAGGTCTGGGTGCCGGAGCCGATCCGGAGGTCGGCCGCAAGGCTGCCGAAGACCACAAGGACGAGATCGAAGAGGTGCTCAAGGGCGCCGACATGGTCTTCGTCACCGCGGGCGAAGGCGGTGGTACCGGAACCGGTGGCGCCCCTGTCGTTGCCAGCATCGCCCGCAAGTTGGGCGCGCTGACCATAGGCGTCGTCACCCGGCCGTTCTCCTTTGAGGGCAAGCGGCGTGGGAACCAGGCCGAAGTGGGAATCAACCAGCTTCGCGAGTCGTGCGACACCCTGATCGTCATCCCCAACGACCGGCTGCTGCAGCTCGGTGACGCGGCCGTGAGCCTCATGGACGCGTTCCGTTCCGCCGACGAGGTACTCCTCAACGGTGTGCAGGGCATCACCGACCTGATCACCACCCCGGGTCTGATCAACGTCGACTTCGCCGACGTCAAGAGCGTGATGTCCGGTGCGGGTTCGGCATTGATGGGCATCGGCTCGGCGCGCGGTGAGGGCCGTTCGGTGAAGGCGGCCGAGACGGCGATCAACTCGCCGCTGCTGGAAGCCTCCATGGACGGCGCGCACGGCGTGCTGCTCTCGATCGCCGGTGGCTCGGATCTGGGCTTGTTCGAGATCAACGAAGCGGCTTCGCTGGTGCAGGAGGCGGCCCACATCGAGGCCAACATCATCTTCGGCACGGTCATCGACGATTCGCTCGGCGATGAAGTCCGGGTCACCGTGATCGCGGCCGGTTTCGACGGCGGCGGTCCGGCGCGGCGGACGTTCGAGCCGAATGTCAGCGCGCGCAGCGGGTCCAATCCGATCGGCTCCGGCCGGGCGGGCGAGGTCGGCCAGGCGCGGACCGAGGCGCCGGCCCGTCCCACCGAACCCGCCACCAGTGGGGTGTCGAGTGGGCGTGCGGCGGCGCCGAACTACCGCGACACCGAGCGGTACCGCGAGTCCGAGCGTCAGCGGGTCACCGAGGCGGCGATGAACCGGGTCAACAACCCCGATCAGCGCGACGACGGCGACGATGACGACGACATCGAGGTGCCGATCTTCATGCGTCGATAG